The Pedococcus dokdonensis region CCGCATCGACTAGTCACCCCGTCGCCATCTCATGCAAAAGGCGAGTTAGCGCCGCACCCCGCGGCGCTAACTCGCCTTTTGCATGGATCAGCGCCGCACCCCGCGGCGCTAACTCGCCTTTTGCATGGATCAGCGCCGCACCCCGCGGCGCTAACTCGCCTTTTGCATGGATCAGCGCCGCTGGGGTGGGGGGCGCCCGGGTCAGTCGAGGCGGTCGGCGGCCACGACGCCGCGCATCACGGCGTCGATCGCCTTGCGCGAGGTGGCGCGCAGCGTCGGCTCGGGTGCAGCATCACCGATCTGGCCGAGCAGGTCGACGACCTGTTTGCAGCGCCGCACGAAGTCGCCGGCCGCCATGTCGGACCCGCGCAGGACCTCCTCGAGCTGTCGCCCGCTCGCCCACCGGTGCATCATCCAGGCCATGCCGGCGTCCGGGTCGCCGGTCAACGGCAGGCCGAGCTCGCGCTCGCGGTCCTCGAGCACCGACCAGAGTCGGCTCATCTCACGGACCGCCTCGGCGACCTCCTCGTTGGGCATCCGCGGTGAGGGGTCGGTCTCGTCGCGCCGCGGCTCGTGGATCAGCGCCGACACCACCGACGCGAGGCCGGCCGGGTCGAGCCGCTTCCAGACCCCGAGCCGCAGGCACTCGGCGGCCAGCAGGTCCTTTTCGGTGTAGAGGCGACGCAGGTTCTGGCCCTGCTCCGTCACCTCCTCGCCGGTCTCCGAGAGGTAGCCCATCTCGCCCAGGAGCCGGCAGATCCGGTCGAAGGTCTTGGCCACCGAGTTGGTGCGACCCTCGACCTTGCGCTGCAGACCGACGGTCTCGCGCTTGAGCCGCCACCACCGTTCGGCCCACCGTGCGTGGTCCTCGCGGTCGGGGCACTGGTGGCACGGGTGGGCCTTGAGCTGGCGGCGCAGCTCGGCGATCCGCTCGTCCTCTCCGGGACCGGCAGCGGCCGAGCGGCCCGACCGTCCGGGGGGCGGGTCGTGCGGGACCGCGATCCGCAGCGACGTCGCCAGGTCACGCCTTGCCTTGGGGCTCTTGGCGTTGAAGTGCGGCGGCACCTTGACCGTGGTGATCGCCTCCACCGGGGTGGGCACGTCGACGAGGGTCAGCTTGAGCAGCTGCTTGTCCTCGGTCACGACGGTCGGCGCGGGTGTCTCGCCGCGGTAGGACTTGGAGGGCTGCACCACGACCGCGTAGCCGGCGCGGCGACCCGCCGGGATCTTGATGACGTCGCCGATCCGCAGCGCCTCCAGGGACACCGCGGCCTCGGCCCGGCGGCCGGCCGAGCGCGCCCTGGCACCGTCCTTCTCGAGCCGCGCGATCTCGTGACGGAGAGCGGCATACTCGGCGAAGTCGCCGAGGTGACAGGCCATGCCCTCGGCGTACCCCTCCAGGCCCTCCTCGTTCTTGCGCACGGCGCGGGCCATGCCGACGACGGCGCGGTCGGCCTGGAACTGGGCGAACGACGTCTCGAGGATCTCGCGGGCGGTGTGCCGCCCCACCTGGGCGACCAGGTTGACCGCCATGTTGTAGGTCGGGCGGAACGACGAGCGCAACGGGTAGGTGCGGGTCGAGGCGAGCCCGGCGACCGCCAGCGGGTCCATCCCACGGTTCCACTGGACGAGCGCGTGGCCCTCGATGTCGATGCCCCGGCGACCGGCGCGACCGGTGAGCTGGGTGTACTCGGCCGGGGTGATGTCGGCGTGGGTCTCGCCGTTGAACTTCACCAGCTTCTCGATGACGACGGTGCGGGCCGGCATGTTGATGCCGAGGGCCAGGGTCTCGGTCGCGAAGACGGCGCGGATCCGTCCTGCGGTGAACAGCTCCTCGACGATCTCGCGGAAGGTCGGGAGCATGCC contains the following coding sequences:
- a CDS encoding DEAD/DEAH box helicase, translated to MSTPAERYAANASRAAYEKSQVAAFAATVDFPLDDFQVQACQAVEAGRGVLVAAPTGAGKTIVGEFAVHLALASGRKAFYTTPIKALSNQKFNDLVRRHGAQNVGLLTGDSSINGEAPVVVMTTEVLRNMMYAGSRTLHGLGFVVMDEVHYLADRFRGAVWEEVIIHLPQDVQVVSLSATVSNAEEFGAWLAEVRGGVDVIVSEHRPVPLWQHMMVSQSMYDLFVDEASAPVTGADATRVNPELLQAIRQNEQRGRWDEGSRHGSRSDRHSRGGRGKAPRGPGGGYGGRGMARTSGGRPGGGATRSEVVQQLEREGLLPAITFIFSRVGCEAAVGQLLRDGVRLIPEAEGDRIRRTVEERVSSLADEDLGVLGYWDFVDGLTRGFAAHHAGMLPTFREIVEELFTAGRIRAVFATETLALGINMPARTVVIEKLVKFNGETHADITPAEYTQLTGRAGRRGIDIEGHALVQWNRGMDPLAVAGLASTRTYPLRSSFRPTYNMAVNLVAQVGRHTAREILETSFAQFQADRAVVGMARAVRKNEEGLEGYAEGMACHLGDFAEYAALRHEIARLEKDGARARSAGRRAEAAVSLEALRIGDVIKIPAGRRAGYAVVVQPSKSYRGETPAPTVVTEDKQLLKLTLVDVPTPVEAITTVKVPPHFNAKSPKARRDLATSLRIAVPHDPPPGRSGRSAAAGPGEDERIAELRRQLKAHPCHQCPDREDHARWAERWWRLKRETVGLQRKVEGRTNSVAKTFDRICRLLGEMGYLSETGEEVTEQGQNLRRLYTEKDLLAAECLRLGVWKRLDPAGLASVVSALIHEPRRDETDPSPRMPNEEVAEAVREMSRLWSVLEDRERELGLPLTGDPDAGMAWMMHRWASGRQLEEVLRGSDMAAGDFVRRCKQVVDLLGQIGDAAPEPTLRATSRKAIDAVMRGVVAADRLD